One region of Limnospira fusiformis SAG 85.79 genomic DNA includes:
- a CDS encoding ParE family toxin-like protein, translating to MPASVQEQAHKAYALWQEDPYHPSLQFKRVSQKQRIYSARVSLNYRVLGLLEGDDIYWYWIGTHDDYDELLKRI from the coding sequence TTGCCTGCATCAGTTCAAGAACAAGCCCATAAAGCTTACGCCCTTTGGCAAGAAGATCCTTATCATCCGAGCCTTCAGTTCAAGCGAGTCAGTCAGAAGCAACGGATTTATTCTGCTCGTGTCAGTCTCAATTATCGTGTTTTAGGTTTACTCGAAGGCGACGATATTTACTGGTATTGGATTGGCACACACGATGATTACGATGAATTGCTAAAACGGATTTAG
- a CDS encoding FecR family protein, with protein MVTTGTSWLKPNGDNFFKYAFFLIPGMTAIAITMMELGIFGAIKPAIANTSPLSQVDRTATRSLMVEELQGRVTINGRPAQFGDRLGVGDVITTGRRAIAILRVDSNIGVLELAENTTLEIRSLSGQPGLDPNQETVVFISKGRVRSSIARFVSAPFRNSTASHPPQEIAALNWEGIFSQDSQNSEESVETSPFRVETPVTVAGVRGTSFGVDVGPDGKTGISTVEGIVGASAEGQETQINREKSSVVNLNLPPTAPDLTPPLSDLQVFQVTRLSPRRARIVGQVDPMDIVDIDNRAIVTDSEGKFDLIANLPPSRRFRIVVRGPAVREREYSVPVP; from the coding sequence ATGGTAACAACAGGGACGAGTTGGCTAAAGCCCAACGGTGACAACTTTTTCAAGTATGCCTTCTTTCTGATACCGGGAATGACGGCGATCGCCATTACCATGATGGAATTAGGTATCTTCGGGGCTATTAAACCGGCGATCGCTAATACCTCCCCATTATCCCAGGTTGACCGGACCGCCACCCGCAGTTTGATGGTAGAGGAACTCCAGGGGAGAGTTACCATTAATGGTAGACCAGCCCAATTTGGCGATCGCTTAGGGGTGGGAGACGTGATCACAACCGGAAGACGTGCGATCGCTATTTTACGAGTAGATAGCAATATCGGTGTTTTGGAATTAGCAGAAAACACCACCCTGGAAATTAGAAGCCTATCAGGACAACCAGGACTCGACCCTAACCAAGAAACCGTTGTTTTTATTTCCAAAGGTCGGGTTAGGTCTTCCATCGCCCGTTTTGTTAGCGCCCCATTCCGTAATTCTACCGCTTCTCACCCCCCCCAGGAAATCGCCGCCCTAAACTGGGAAGGAATATTTAGCCAAGACTCCCAAAACTCTGAAGAGTCTGTGGAAACCTCCCCTTTTCGAGTAGAAACCCCTGTAACTGTCGCCGGAGTTAGGGGAACTTCCTTTGGGGTCGATGTTGGACCAGATGGTAAAACGGGTATTAGCACCGTTGAAGGTATTGTGGGCGCTTCCGCAGAGGGACAAGAAACCCAAATTAACAGAGAAAAATCCTCCGTAGTTAACCTTAACCTACCTCCCACTGCTCCTGATCTAACTCCACCTTTGTCTGATTTACAAGTGTTTCAGGTAACGCGACTTAGCCCTAGGAGAGCTAGAATTGTAGGACAAGTTGATCCGATGGATATAGTTGATATTGATAATCGGGCGATCGTCACGGATTCTGAAGGTAAATTCGATTTAATCGCCAACCTCCCCCCGTCTCGTCGCTTCCGCATTGTGGTCAGAGGTCCCGCCGTCCGAGAAAGAGAATATTCTGTGCCTGTTCCCTAA
- a CDS encoding type II toxin-antitoxin system VapC family toxin gives MRVLIDTNVVLDFLQEREPFVENAARIFQQIDAGEIEGVITATTITNIYYIIRKFAGDGVARDAIAQILIDLTIAPVNRDVLEGAIALQFADFEDAVQYVCGISHPVDVIVTRDVTGFSAATIPVVLPENFDDFKLRLRLDDPR, from the coding sequence ATGCGAGTTTTAATCGATACCAATGTGGTGCTTGACTTTCTACAAGAGCGGGAACCTTTTGTAGAGAATGCAGCGAGAATTTTTCAGCAGATTGATGCTGGGGAAATTGAAGGAGTGATTACCGCTACCACAATCACTAATATTTATTATATTATTCGGAAGTTCGCCGGAGATGGAGTTGCTCGAGACGCGATCGCCCAAATTCTGATCGATCTCACGATCGCCCCTGTGAATCGAGATGTTTTAGAAGGAGCGATCGCTCTACAATTCGCTGATTTTGAGGATGCTGTACAGTATGTATGTGGTATTAGCCATCCTGTAGATGTCATTGTTACTCGTGATGTTACTGGGTTTAGCGCGGCAACCATTCCAGTGGTGCTACCGGAAAACTTTGATGATTTCAAGCTAAGATTGCGGCTGGACGATCCCAGATGA
- a CDS encoding restriction endonuclease subunit S, translating into MSELPKGWVFSSLLGIVNLHDSQRIPLNQKQRAERQGAYPYYGANGQVDSIDGFIFDGNYILLAEDGGYFDHPFKGVAYEVSGRFWVNNHAHILSPCSEIPIRFLFYVLNSLDWMPYVGGSTRLKLTQESMRRVLIPLPPLNEQRRIVAKLDRLFARSRCAREELGRVSGLVQRYKQAVLAAAFRGDLTADWRAENPDVEPASELLKQIQLNREQQVNLYRRNKKSKKSIDLFDATTVLYSENKHPKDIPNTWIRCHIGDIANVCNGSTPSRKSSEYWNGNISWVSSGEVRNNVILRTKEAITQQGYDNSSVRILPVGTVLLAMIGEGKTRGQTAILRIDATINQNIAGVITDHGLILSEYLWYWFQYQYESTREQGSGSGPQALNCQRVRELPFIVSPLIEQKEIVKRVEKLFKVIDIIEQEHQKASKLLDRLEKATLSKAFRGELVPQDPNDEPAAVLLERIQAQRQTQPKRKAKSTRKPKAN; encoded by the coding sequence GTGAGTGAATTGCCGAAGGGGTGGGTTTTTAGTTCTCTTCTGGGTATTGTCAATCTTCACGACAGTCAGCGTATTCCCTTGAACCAGAAGCAACGTGCTGAACGTCAGGGTGCATATCCATACTATGGAGCTAATGGACAGGTAGATTCGATAGATGGTTTTATTTTTGATGGCAATTACATTCTCTTAGCTGAAGATGGTGGTTATTTTGATCACCCATTTAAAGGCGTGGCCTATGAAGTCTCTGGGCGATTTTGGGTCAATAATCATGCTCATATTCTTTCTCCTTGTAGTGAAATTCCAATAAGGTTTTTATTCTATGTTCTTAATTCACTTGATTGGATGCCTTATGTAGGAGGTTCTACAAGATTAAAATTAACCCAAGAATCAATGCGTAGGGTATTAATCCCCCTTCCCCCACTCAACGAACAACGGCGGATTGTTGCCAAGCTCGATCGCCTCTTTGCCCGTAGTCGTTGTGCCCGTGAGGAGTTGGGGCGGGTGTCTGGGTTAGTTCAGCGCTACAAACAAGCCGTCCTAGCCGCCGCCTTCCGTGGCGATCTCACAGCAGATTGGCGGGCAGAGAATCCTGATGTAGAGCCAGCATCAGAACTTTTAAAGCAAATTCAACTAAATCGAGAACAACAAGTTAATTTATATCGTCGAAATAAAAAATCGAAGAAATCGATAGATTTGTTTGATGCTACTACTGTTCTATATAGTGAAAATAAACATCCAAAAGATATACCAAATACATGGATTAGATGCCATATTGGTGACATTGCAAATGTCTGTAATGGCAGCACGCCATCTAGAAAATCTTCTGAGTATTGGAATGGAAATATCAGTTGGGTGAGTTCAGGCGAAGTCCGTAACAATGTCATTTTGAGGACAAAAGAGGCTATAACTCAACAGGGTTATGATAATTCTTCTGTCCGTATTTTGCCAGTGGGTACAGTTCTACTTGCTATGATTGGCGAAGGAAAAACAAGAGGGCAAACAGCAATTTTAAGAATTGACGCAACAATCAATCAGAATATAGCTGGTGTGATTACTGATCATGGCTTAATCTTATCTGAATATTTGTGGTATTGGTTTCAGTATCAGTATGAATCGACTAGGGAGCAAGGGAGTGGATCCGGGCCTCAGGCATTGAATTGTCAACGTGTCAGAGAGTTACCATTCATAGTTTCTCCTCTTATAGAACAAAAAGAGATTGTTAAGCGGGTTGAAAAGCTGTTCAAAGTGATAGATATCATCGAGCAGGAACATCAAAAAGCCAGCAAACTCCTCGATCGCCTAGAGAAAGCCACCCTATCCAAAGCCTTTCGGGGCGAACTCGTACCCCAAGACCCCAACGACGAACCCGCCGCAGTCTTGTTAGAACGCATCCAAGCCCAACGGCAGACGCAACCCAAACGCAAAGCAAAATCGACCCGCAAACCCAAAGCGAATTGA
- a CDS encoding sulfotransferase, giving the protein MALGIAVVSLLLLCYLYLKLRAADCAFVEMNQRDWHIHLLPKPSLFARLFNIIIDKRGASLLITLLEKTAIASALKKSVRQMEEAEASGRVPAILCDAAARQAMRSRLANYADDMRASVTLNALAKVSNYAGALHYFSNHAGLLKLGAEAHNEVVRQPVFIVSMPRTATTILHRTLATDTSRWRAFDLADMIMPLPPIPRSDRARRDQLAEKVQKNFIEPLKRIYPGWYECLETMHAMKPNQVDEDLGIYDSGLGFGYQDTLMLLYPEQRARGMPLESAELAAYRYAWLDMVMRIHQTLEPDSDKTWLMKDPNHTAFLPQLRQQFPDARFIFTHRPPREILPSMAKLFVVFTCIFVEPGAPGTTSAEWGQYALEKTNFFLSGIVDYTKANPPDEDHRIDFLFSELAPNMVECIGRIYEMCFDEKPTAEAKAAMQAYLDDHKRDKKGNQPRSLQDFHLTEAKIAFEEYSNMFLRDSV; this is encoded by the coding sequence ATGGCTTTAGGTATCGCTGTTGTATCATTACTTCTGTTATGTTATTTATATCTCAAATTGAGGGCTGCGGATTGCGCTTTTGTGGAAATGAACCAACGCGATTGGCACATCCATCTCTTGCCGAAACCGTCGTTATTTGCCCGTCTTTTTAATATCATCATTGATAAACGCGGCGCTTCACTTTTGATCACGCTCTTAGAGAAAACAGCCATCGCATCAGCTTTGAAGAAGTCTGTTCGGCAAATGGAAGAGGCCGAAGCCAGTGGACGTGTCCCTGCTATTCTATGTGATGCCGCCGCACGTCAAGCTATGCGGTCGCGATTGGCAAACTACGCGGATGATATGCGCGCCTCTGTCACCCTCAACGCGCTTGCCAAAGTATCCAACTACGCCGGAGCATTGCACTATTTTTCTAATCATGCGGGTTTACTCAAATTAGGTGCAGAAGCGCATAATGAAGTTGTGCGTCAACCCGTCTTCATCGTGTCTATGCCGCGTACGGCTACTACCATTCTCCACCGCACGCTGGCTACAGATACTTCGCGTTGGCGAGCCTTCGACTTGGCGGATATGATTATGCCCTTGCCGCCTATCCCCCGTTCAGACCGCGCGCGCCGTGATCAGTTGGCCGAGAAAGTGCAAAAGAATTTTATCGAGCCACTTAAACGAATTTATCCGGGTTGGTATGAGTGCTTGGAGACAATGCATGCGATGAAACCTAACCAAGTGGATGAAGACTTGGGTATCTATGATTCTGGACTTGGCTTTGGCTACCAAGATACGCTAATGCTTCTTTATCCAGAGCAGCGGGCCCGTGGAATGCCTCTTGAAAGTGCTGAACTGGCTGCCTATCGTTATGCTTGGCTCGATATGGTTATGCGCATTCATCAAACTTTGGAGCCCGATAGCGACAAGACGTGGCTGATGAAAGACCCTAACCACACGGCCTTCCTGCCGCAACTCCGGCAGCAATTTCCGGATGCCCGCTTCATTTTTACCCATCGCCCTCCCCGTGAGATTTTACCCAGTATGGCAAAGTTGTTCGTGGTTTTTACATGTATCTTTGTTGAACCCGGCGCACCGGGAACCACTTCAGCAGAGTGGGGACAGTATGCTTTGGAAAAGACTAACTTTTTCTTGAGCGGGATTGTTGATTACACTAAGGCAAATCCGCCGGATGAAGACCACCGTATCGATTTCTTGTTCTCGGAGTTGGCACCGAATATGGTTGAGTGTATCGGGCGAATCTACGAGATGTGTTTTGATGAAAAACCAACCGCAGAGGCGAAGGCGGCTATGCAGGCTTACCTTGACGATCATAAGCGTGATAAAAAGGGGAATCAACCCCGTTCCTTGCAAGATTTTCACTTGACGGAGGCCAAAATCGCCTTTGAGGAATATAGCAATATGTTCTTAAGAGATAGCGTCTAA
- the hsdR gene encoding type I restriction-modification system endonuclease has translation MSGESANFEFLRSHDLQLVRLGALAERYFRDDPGTCLIKLRQFAEVLAQLTAAKTGQFVSTEEAQADLLKRLKFQRVISPEVADLFHQIRIAGNRATHEYIGDHRSALTMLKMARQLAIWFHRTFSGNTSFRAGAFVPPPNPTDVTAELAAELERLRIALEETRSEAERARLAAEEQARAVLSAEEKARQEAENRSLWEQLAVESEQARSALEVQLATLQAASKQLPAQQTAAIISLADRAATVIDLDEDETRAIIDQQLQDAGWLADTQNLRHDKGVRPVKGKNMAIAEWPTANGIADYALFVGTSCIGFIEAKRRRKNVSAAIDQAERYARGFQAGDGFAPIDGSPWGEFQFPFVFATNGRPYLKQIETESGIWFRDVRQPTNRRRALVGWYTPEGLAALLGMDRETAHAHLKTQPYRFGFPLRPYQQRAIAAVEMALESDRREMLVAMATGTGKTKLAIALLYRLLTAKRFRRVCFVVDRSALGSQAAGEFRTTKVVTAKAFGDIFGLQGLGDITPESETKVHICTIQGLVKRVLYASEPRTVPPIDQYDLLLIDECHRGYLLDREMSDAELSFRSQDDYISKYRRVLEHFDAVKIGLTATPALHTVQIFGEPVFTYAYREAVIDGFLIDHEPPVQITTTLSRSGIQFRAGEALDAIYSPTGHLQRIYAPDDLNFEVEEFNKKVITIPFNKAVAKELAKHIDPNLPGKTLIFAVNDAHADIVVDQVKQAMADYYGEIEDAAVRKITGSVDKVGDLIRSYRNDAMPQIAVTVDLLTTGIDVPKITNLVFLRRVNSRILYEQMLGRATRQCPEIDKETFRIFDAVDLYAKLQTLTEMKPVVVNPAISLEQLFDEFAQVTEADHRAVIRDQIVVKLRRKLGRLADQARDRYEADIGETPEETLERFRTSPLPELAGWVSDRPGIGRILDWNPEGGEGSLLPISHHPDEVVAVTRGYGSGQKPDDFLDSFTAYVRDNVNQLAALTVVLQRPRELTRAQLRELRLELDKMGYSETNLRQAWQEAKNEDIAASIIDFIRQAALGDPLIPYDERVKAAMKRILAKRAWTDPQRKWLKRIGEQVAREFIVDRAALDQEPFGNDGGFNRLNRIFEGQLEAILGDINEELWRRTA, from the coding sequence ATGTCAGGGGAATCAGCCAATTTTGAATTTTTGCGATCGCATGACCTTCAGTTAGTACGTCTTGGGGCTTTAGCTGAACGCTATTTCCGAGATGACCCCGGTACTTGCCTGATTAAGTTACGGCAGTTTGCTGAAGTGCTGGCACAATTGACCGCCGCCAAAACAGGTCAGTTTGTTTCTACCGAGGAAGCCCAGGCAGATTTATTGAAACGGTTGAAGTTTCAACGGGTGATATCGCCCGAAGTCGCTGATCTGTTCCATCAGATCAGAATTGCAGGCAATAGGGCAACCCATGAATATATTGGCGATCATAGGTCAGCCCTGACCATGTTAAAGATGGCCAGACAACTGGCTATCTGGTTTCATCGAACATTCAGTGGCAATACCAGCTTTAGGGCGGGTGCTTTTGTGCCGCCGCCGAACCCAACAGATGTAACAGCCGAACTGGCAGCCGAACTTGAACGCTTGCGGATTGCCCTTGAAGAGACCCGCAGCGAGGCAGAAAGGGCAAGGCTGGCAGCCGAAGAACAGGCTAGGGCGGTGCTGAGTGCCGAGGAGAAAGCCCGTCAGGAAGCTGAAAACCGTTCATTATGGGAGCAGCTTGCGGTCGAGTCGGAACAGGCAAGATCAGCCCTTGAAGTTCAGTTAGCCACCCTTCAGGCAGCATCGAAGCAGTTACCCGCCCAACAGACCGCCGCTATTATTTCTCTGGCTGATCGGGCGGCGACCGTGATTGATCTCGATGAAGATGAAACACGGGCAATTATTGATCAGCAATTGCAGGATGCAGGCTGGTTAGCTGATACCCAAAACTTGCGTCATGACAAGGGCGTAAGACCCGTTAAGGGGAAGAATATGGCGATCGCCGAATGGCCAACGGCTAACGGTATTGCTGACTATGCCCTGTTTGTGGGTACAAGCTGTATCGGCTTCATTGAAGCCAAGCGCAGGCGCAAGAATGTTTCTGCTGCCATTGATCAGGCCGAGCGATACGCCAGAGGGTTTCAGGCGGGTGATGGTTTTGCTCCTATTGATGGTAGCCCATGGGGTGAGTTCCAGTTTCCTTTTGTGTTTGCCACCAATGGGCGACCTTATCTCAAACAGATTGAGACCGAAAGCGGGATCTGGTTTCGGGATGTGCGCCAGCCCACCAATCGCCGCCGTGCCTTAGTAGGCTGGTACACCCCGGAAGGCTTGGCAGCGCTGCTAGGGATGGATCGTGAAACTGCCCATGCTCACCTGAAAACCCAGCCCTATCGGTTTGGTTTTCCGTTGCGTCCTTATCAACAACGAGCGATCGCAGCGGTGGAAATGGCCCTAGAGTCCGATCGCCGTGAGATGTTGGTGGCAATGGCCACCGGAACGGGTAAGACAAAACTGGCGATCGCCCTGCTCTACCGACTCTTAACCGCCAAACGGTTTCGCCGGGTTTGTTTTGTCGTCGATCGCAGTGCTTTAGGCAGTCAGGCAGCCGGTGAGTTTCGGACGACCAAGGTTGTCACCGCTAAAGCCTTTGGGGATATTTTCGGGTTACAGGGGTTAGGAGATATTACCCCAGAGTCAGAAACCAAGGTGCATATCTGCACCATTCAGGGGCTAGTGAAGCGGGTGCTGTATGCCAGCGAACCCCGAACAGTTCCCCCCATTGACCAATATGATCTGCTGTTGATTGATGAATGTCACCGAGGCTATCTGCTGGATCGGGAAATGTCCGATGCCGAGCTAAGTTTTCGCAGTCAGGATGATTATATCTCTAAGTATCGTCGAGTTTTAGAGCATTTTGATGCGGTCAAGATCGGATTGACAGCCACGCCAGCCCTGCATACCGTGCAGATTTTTGGTGAACCCGTGTTTACCTACGCTTACCGGGAGGCTGTGATCGATGGGTTTCTGATTGACCATGAACCACCCGTGCAGATTACCACTACCTTGAGTCGGAGTGGGATTCAGTTTCGGGCGGGGGAAGCACTCGATGCGATCTACTCTCCCACCGGGCATCTACAGCGCATTTACGCCCCAGACGATCTCAATTTCGAGGTAGAGGAGTTCAATAAGAAGGTGATCACGATTCCTTTCAATAAGGCAGTTGCCAAGGAACTAGCCAAACATATCGATCCGAACTTGCCCGGTAAGACCTTGATTTTTGCCGTGAATGATGCCCATGCGGATATTGTGGTCGATCAGGTGAAGCAGGCAATGGCTGATTATTACGGCGAGATCGAGGATGCCGCCGTTCGCAAGATTACAGGCAGTGTGGACAAGGTAGGGGATTTGATCCGTTCTTACCGTAATGATGCCATGCCTCAGATCGCGGTCACGGTTGACCTCTTGACCACCGGCATTGATGTTCCGAAGATTACCAATCTGGTGTTTTTGCGGCGGGTGAATAGCCGGATTCTTTATGAGCAGATGTTGGGACGGGCAACCCGCCAATGCCCTGAGATTGATAAAGAAACGTTCCGTATTTTTGATGCGGTTGATTTATATGCCAAGTTACAGACTTTGACCGAGATGAAACCCGTTGTGGTCAATCCTGCCATCAGCCTTGAGCAGTTATTTGATGAGTTTGCTCAGGTTACCGAGGCGGATCACCGTGCTGTCATCCGGGATCAGATCGTGGTTAAACTGCGGCGGAAGTTGGGGCGGTTGGCGGATCAAGCCAGAGATCGCTATGAGGCCGATATCGGGGAAACCCCAGAAGAGACGCTCGAGCGGTTCAGGACTTCCCCGCTGCCCGAGTTGGCGGGCTGGGTGAGCGATCGCCCCGGTATCGGGCGGATTTTGGATTGGAATCCAGAAGGGGGTGAGGGGAGCTTGCTGCCGATTTCTCATCACCCTGATGAGGTTGTTGCCGTGACCCGTGGTTATGGATCGGGGCAAAAACCTGATGATTTTCTCGATAGCTTTACCGCCTATGTGCGGGATAACGTCAATCAGTTGGCTGCTTTAACCGTGGTATTGCAAAGGCCCAGGGAGCTAACCCGCGCCCAGCTTCGTGAATTGCGCCTAGAGCTTGATAAGATGGGCTATTCAGAAACCAATTTGCGCCAAGCGTGGCAGGAAGCCAAGAATGAGGATATTGCCGCCTCGATCATTGACTTTATCCGTCAAGCGGCGCTGGGCGATCCGCTGATTCCCTATGATGAGCGGGTCAAAGCAGCCATGAAACGCATCCTGGCAAAACGAGCCTGGACAGACCCGCAGCGCAAATGGTTAAAGCGGATTGGGGAACAGGTCGCCCGTGAGTTTATTGTTGATCGCGCTGCCCTGGATCAGGAGCCTTTCGGAAATGACGGGGGGTTTAATCGCCTCAACCGTATTTTTGAGGGACAACTGGAAGCTATTTTAGGAGATATAAACGAGGAGTTATGGCGAAGGACAGCTTGA
- a CDS encoding N-6 DNA methylase gives MSTSNVTRDIVAKLWNLCHILRDDGITYNEYVTELTYLLFLKMLAETGREDCLPQEYRWSALDSREGLEQLEFYRQLLLDLGNQKKVADPVILAIFTDAQTRLRKPTNLKSLTDAIDRLDWFSAREEGLGNLYEGLLEKNAAEKKSGAGQYFTPRPLIDCIVRLVQPQAGEVIQDPAAGTGGFLVAADQYVKNQTDDLYTLTQEQGRFQRNEAYRGLELVPDTHRLCLMNLMLHGIESVVMCGDSLSPDGESLGKADVILTNPPFGTKKGGGRPTRSDFSVTAETSNKQLAFVEHIYRALKPGGRAAVVLPDNVLFEDNTGRKLRQQLMDLCDLHTILRLPTGIFYAQGVKTNVLFFTRGKTDRGNTKAVWVYDLRANMISFGKTRLLTVADFAEFEAAFGDDPLGKAPRTDQGEEGRFRCFTREEIAARNDNLDISWLRDTSDDPEDDLTEPEEIAEAIATHLGNALREIEIMMEEFSNGADSR, from the coding sequence ATGAGTACCAGTAACGTAACCCGTGATATTGTCGCGAAACTTTGGAATTTGTGTCATATCCTGCGAGATGATGGCATTACCTATAACGAATATGTCACCGAATTAACCTATTTGTTATTTCTCAAGATGCTGGCGGAGACGGGGCGGGAAGATTGTTTACCGCAGGAGTATCGCTGGAGCGCATTGGATAGCCGCGAAGGGTTGGAGCAGTTGGAGTTTTATCGCCAGCTTCTGCTTGATTTGGGGAATCAGAAGAAGGTTGCTGACCCCGTGATTCTGGCTATTTTTACCGATGCTCAAACCAGACTGAGAAAGCCCACCAATTTGAAATCGCTCACGGATGCTATTGATCGGCTGGACTGGTTTTCGGCACGAGAAGAAGGCTTAGGCAACCTTTATGAAGGGTTGTTGGAGAAGAACGCCGCCGAGAAGAAATCCGGGGCAGGGCAATACTTCACACCGCGCCCCTTGATTGATTGCATTGTCAGGCTGGTGCAGCCCCAGGCGGGCGAGGTTATCCAAGACCCGGCAGCGGGGACGGGGGGCTTTCTGGTAGCGGCGGATCAGTATGTCAAAAACCAGACGGATGACTTGTACACCCTGACCCAGGAGCAGGGGCGTTTCCAGCGTAATGAGGCTTATCGAGGGTTGGAGTTAGTACCCGATACGCACCGTCTTTGCCTGATGAATTTGATGTTGCATGGCATTGAAAGCGTGGTGATGTGTGGGGATAGCCTGTCACCGGATGGGGAGAGTTTGGGCAAGGCTGATGTGATTCTCACCAATCCACCCTTCGGAACCAAGAAGGGGGGCGGACGACCTACCCGATCGGATTTTTCGGTGACCGCAGAAACCTCTAACAAGCAGTTGGCGTTTGTGGAGCATATTTACCGCGCTCTGAAACCAGGGGGCAGGGCGGCGGTGGTGTTGCCGGATAATGTGTTGTTTGAGGATAATACGGGGCGCAAGCTGAGGCAGCAGCTTATGGATTTGTGCGATCTGCATACCATTTTGCGCTTGCCGACCGGGATTTTCTATGCTCAGGGGGTGAAAACTAATGTGCTGTTTTTCACGCGGGGCAAGACGGACAGGGGCAACACGAAGGCAGTGTGGGTGTATGACCTGCGGGCAAATATGATCAGTTTTGGTAAGACGAGACTGCTGACGGTGGCGGATTTTGCCGAGTTTGAAGCGGCTTTTGGGGATGACCCGTTGGGGAAAGCGCCGCGCACTGACCAGGGGGAGGAAGGGCGATTCCGCTGCTTCACCCGTGAGGAGATTGCTGCCCGCAATGATAACCTAGACATTAGCTGGTTGCGGGATACCAGCGATGACCCAGAGGATGACCTAACCGAGCCGGAGGAAATTGCGGAGGCGATCGCTACCCATTTAGGCAACGCCCTGCGGGAAATTGAGATTATGATGGAGGAGTTTAGCAACGGAGCAGATAGCCGATGA
- a CDS encoding antitoxin, translated as MQNSRHVSLLTNGQDQVLTIPHELALSGTEVLLRKAGHRLIIEPIPANSLLSLLTTLPDITDDFPNIDEGLLPLDDITL; from the coding sequence ATGCAAAACTCTCGTCATGTTTCCTTACTAACAAATGGACAAGATCAAGTCCTAACCATTCCCCATGAACTTGCCCTATCGGGTACAGAAGTTTTGTTACGCAAAGCAGGTCATCGCTTAATCATTGAACCCATTCCTGCTAATTCTCTCCTTTCTTTGCTAACTACGTTGCCAGACATTACGGATGATTTCCCTAATATAGATGAGGGGTTACTTCCCCTTGATGACATCACACTTTAG